A genomic stretch from Desulfolutivibrio sulfodismutans DSM 3696 includes:
- a CDS encoding acetate--CoA ligase encodes MDIWEEAASELVWYRPWQAVVSAPDGAAFPRWFPGGQTNIVANALDRHVESAHRNTLALIFEYASGENKKFTYFELHREVCRLARAFVSLGAARGDRILIHMPTLPETVIGMLAAARIGAVHCLAPLGFSAKALRRRIEASRARIILTADIGLQGDRMAPIKPVVDEALAGTGETRVETVVVVRRSDQDIPMTEGRDLYYHDILGGGREASPPEPMESDEELFVLHAGSSLSAPRGIVHGHGGYMVGVYRTATWVLDLKPADVIWCTAEPAWITGHSYAVYGPLLAGATTVVVEGNPLAGHGQRLFEIIDRHGVSVLYTSPTLIRMMRRMGAAPGRDRDASTLRLLATAGEPIPPELWVWFHKTMGKGQCPLLDTWWQTETGMILLSPLPASLLAPGSVGRPLPGVSADVVDDAGNPVPPGKGGHLVLNAPWPGMLLTLDGDPEGYRRQYFERIKGVFFTGDMARRDEDGSFWIQGRADDVVQLGGHRLGSAEIEGALASHPALAEAAVIVVPDAMGATAAKAFLVPILDWDLRYDSEEDLVRDVKAHLRRELGTVAEVRFFAVRSCLPKTPSGKISRKALREEA; translated from the coding sequence TTGGACATCTGGGAGGAGGCCGCCTCGGAACTGGTCTGGTACAGGCCATGGCAGGCGGTCGTTTCCGCGCCCGACGGGGCGGCCTTCCCCCGCTGGTTCCCCGGCGGCCAGACCAACATCGTGGCCAACGCCCTGGATCGCCATGTGGAATCGGCGCACCGCAACACCCTGGCCCTGATTTTCGAATACGCCTCGGGCGAAAACAAGAAATTCACCTATTTCGAACTGCACCGTGAGGTGTGCCGCCTGGCCAGGGCCTTTGTGTCCCTTGGGGCGGCACGCGGCGACCGCATCCTCATCCACATGCCCACCCTGCCAGAGACCGTCATCGGCATGCTGGCCGCCGCCCGCATCGGGGCCGTGCATTGCCTGGCGCCCCTGGGGTTCTCGGCCAAGGCCCTGCGGCGGCGCATCGAGGCCAGCCGGGCCCGGATCATCCTCACGGCCGACATCGGCCTGCAAGGCGACCGGATGGCGCCCATCAAACCCGTGGTGGACGAGGCCCTGGCCGGAACCGGGGAGACCCGGGTGGAGACCGTGGTGGTGGTGCGCCGCTCGGACCAGGACATACCCATGACCGAAGGCCGCGACCTGTACTATCACGACATCCTGGGCGGCGGGCGCGAGGCCTCCCCGCCCGAGCCCATGGAATCCGACGAGGAACTGTTCGTGCTCCACGCGGGTTCCTCCCTCTCCGCCCCCCGGGGCATCGTGCATGGCCACGGCGGCTACATGGTCGGCGTGTACCGCACGGCCACCTGGGTGTTGGACTTAAAACCTGCGGACGTCATCTGGTGTACGGCCGAACCGGCCTGGATCACCGGACATTCCTACGCCGTTTACGGGCCGCTGCTGGCCGGGGCGACCACGGTCGTCGTCGAGGGCAACCCCCTGGCCGGGCATGGCCAGCGGCTGTTCGAGATCATCGACCGCCATGGGGTGAGCGTTCTCTACACCTCCCCCACCCTCATCCGCATGATGCGCCGCATGGGGGCCGCCCCAGGCCGCGACCGCGACGCCAGCACCCTGCGCCTTCTGGCCACGGCCGGCGAGCCCATCCCGCCCGAGCTGTGGGTATGGTTCCACAAGACCATGGGCAAGGGCCAATGCCCGCTTCTGGATACCTGGTGGCAGACCGAAACGGGCATGATCCTCCTGTCCCCCCTGCCTGCCTCGCTGCTTGCGCCTGGTTCCGTGGGACGCCCCCTGCCCGGGGTCTCGGCCGATGTGGTGGACGACGCCGGAAACCCCGTGCCGCCGGGCAAGGGCGGCCATCTGGTGCTCAACGCCCCCTGGCCGGGCATGCTCCTGACCCTGGACGGCGACCCCGAGGGCTACCGCAGACAGTATTTCGAGCGGATCAAGGGGGTCTTTTTCACTGGCGACATGGCCCGCCGGGACGAGGACGGCTCGTTTTGGATCCAGGGCCGGGCCGACGACGTGGTGCAGCTTGGCGGGCACCGCCTGGGCAGCGCCGAGATCGAGGGGGCCCTGGCCTCCCACCCGGCCCTGGCCGAGGCGGCGGTCATCGTCGTGCCCGACGCCATGGGCGCGACAGCGGCCAAGGCCTTCCTGGTTCCGATCCTCGACTGGGATCTGCGCTACGACTCCGAGGAGGATCTGGTCCGCGACGTCAAGGCCCATCTGCGCCGGGAGCTTGGGACCGTGGCCGAGGTGCGTTTTTTCGCCGTCCGCAGCTGCCTGCCCAAGACCCCAAGCGGCAAGATTTCCCGCAAGGCCCTGCGCGAGGAAGCGTGA
- a CDS encoding 3'-5' exonuclease, with product MSESAMGSGRAGTGQAFFTRLLGRMTPWRTRPAPGPPHPLLVENRDRFQTFDTAVALKDCDFTVVDTELTGLDPRHEEIVSIGAVRVRGLCIVPGESFSVLVRPRKDLPKQSTLIHRITPQQVQDRPRLRHVLPEFLEFVGSSLLVGHHVGLDMAFLNRAMADVYGLKVENPCLDTLRMAQIYRAEHWENYYDRYALNVSYALSDLSMEWGLPRFPAHNALADAMQTAYLFLYLIRKIQGGRLVTLHDLYRAGRNWRWHSS from the coding sequence ATGAGCGAAAGCGCCATGGGCTCTGGCCGGGCCGGGACGGGGCAGGCCTTTTTCACGCGGCTTCTGGGCCGCATGACGCCGTGGAGGACGCGTCCGGCCCCTGGCCCGCCCCATCCCCTTTTGGTGGAGAACCGGGATCGGTTCCAGACCTTCGACACGGCCGTGGCCCTCAAGGACTGCGACTTCACGGTGGTGGACACGGAATTGACCGGCCTTGATCCGCGCCATGAAGAGATCGTGTCCATCGGCGCGGTGCGGGTGCGGGGGCTGTGCATCGTGCCGGGCGAGTCCTTTTCCGTGCTGGTGCGGCCGCGCAAGGATCTGCCCAAGCAAAGCACGCTGATTCACCGCATCACCCCGCAACAGGTTCAGGACCGGCCCAGGCTGCGGCATGTGCTGCCGGAGTTCCTGGAGTTCGTGGGGTCGTCGCTTCTGGTCGGACACCATGTCGGCCTGGATATGGCCTTTCTCAACCGGGCCATGGCCGACGTGTACGGACTCAAGGTGGAAAACCCCTGTCTGGACACCCTGCGCATGGCCCAGATCTACCGCGCCGAGCACTGGGAAAACTACTACGACCGCTATGCCTTAAACGTCTCCTATGCCCTGTCCGACCTTTCAATGGAATGGGGACTTCCCCGGTTTCCGGCCCACAACGCCCTGGCCGACGCCATGCAGACGGCCTACCTTTTCCTGTATCTCATTCGCAAAATCCAGGGCGGCAGGCTTGTGACCCTGCACGACCTGTATCGGGCCGGGCGCAACTGGCGGTGGCATTCGTCCTGA
- a CDS encoding putative nucleotidyltransferase substrate binding domain-containing protein — translation MMDKTFVLERACLPVVFFTATPPFSDLPQGVLTQLADAARVDFCPVGTRLFGPGQRVEDLLLIQSGGVCVSGPGGAHAPRGLDYLGSGQAVGAAELLRGEPASCDATALADTFFFRLEGGLFLQAAREFPALAAYFCDRFPKDYLERALAVLRRDRGGGGGAGFRPIFALTVGEVAHSPVVDIPGEASIVAAAARMADFGVGSILLRDADGRVAGIVTDRDFRYKVLARGGDMTRPVREIMSSPVCVVDHKEACFGALTVMMQRRVHHLAVERDGDVTGMVTSHDILALQGRSPFSLFADIEAARDVSSLAGLCERIPRTARALLEDGAGASHVGRMLSMVWDAVLERVLTLIQGELGPPPAPFCWLALGDAGRMEQVPGEPPDGVVVYQDPPEEEAVRCRDYFAGFSRMALAHVRTICHAPETRGGFSGSRSLAFAEWTAFFSGHAADDRPESAVLAFALCEARPVFGFFDLGKRLCREIRERAVRDAHFLARVSRTLFPEHPPLAVYAGQVVDAFGKGERHFDVKALGLAPLAGFAALSALAHGLPGGHTLSRLAALRDSGRLNPEACDRIATAVDFLMHLRLAHRLGQARSGRSPGEMDDLVVAADLDPLAVRMLKDVFSAAALAQALIADRSGLNREAT, via the coding sequence ATGATGGACAAGACCTTTGTTTTGGAAAGGGCCTGCCTGCCTGTCGTTTTTTTTACGGCCACTCCGCCGTTTTCCGATCTGCCCCAGGGGGTGCTCACGCAACTGGCGGATGCCGCCCGGGTGGACTTTTGTCCCGTGGGGACGCGATTGTTCGGCCCTGGCCAACGGGTGGAGGATTTGCTGCTCATCCAGTCCGGGGGGGTCTGCGTCTCCGGCCCGGGAGGCGCCCACGCGCCGCGCGGGCTGGACTATCTCGGTTCGGGACAGGCCGTGGGGGCCGCCGAGCTTTTGCGCGGGGAACCGGCGTCCTGTGACGCCACGGCCCTGGCGGACACCTTTTTTTTCCGCCTGGAGGGAGGGCTCTTTTTGCAGGCGGCCAGGGAGTTCCCCGCTCTTGCGGCCTATTTTTGCGACCGGTTCCCAAAGGACTATCTGGAGCGGGCCCTGGCCGTGCTTCGCCGGGACAGGGGGGGAGGCGGGGGGGCGGGATTCCGGCCGATCTTCGCCCTGACCGTGGGAGAGGTGGCCCATTCCCCGGTGGTGGACATCCCGGGCGAGGCCAGCATCGTGGCCGCCGCCGCCCGGATGGCCGATTTCGGGGTGGGGTCGATCCTTCTGCGGGATGCGGACGGCCGGGTGGCGGGCATCGTGACCGACCGGGATTTTCGCTACAAGGTCTTGGCCCGGGGCGGGGACATGACCCGTCCCGTGCGCGAGATCATGAGCTCCCCGGTGTGCGTGGTGGACCATAAGGAGGCGTGTTTCGGGGCCCTGACGGTCATGATGCAGCGCCGTGTCCACCATCTGGCCGTGGAACGCGACGGGGACGTGACGGGCATGGTCACCTCCCACGACATCCTGGCGTTGCAGGGGCGTTCGCCCTTTTCCCTGTTTGCGGACATTGAGGCCGCCCGGGACGTGTCCTCCCTGGCCGGTCTGTGCGAACGCATTCCCCGCACGGCCCGGGCCCTGCTCGAAGACGGGGCCGGGGCGTCCCATGTGGGGCGGATGCTGTCCATGGTCTGGGACGCCGTGCTGGAACGCGTGCTGACCCTGATCCAGGGGGAGCTCGGGCCGCCTCCGGCCCCGTTTTGCTGGCTGGCCCTGGGCGATGCGGGCCGCATGGAGCAGGTTCCGGGGGAGCCTCCGGACGGGGTGGTGGTCTACCAGGATCCGCCAGAGGAGGAGGCCGTGCGCTGCCGGGACTATTTCGCGGGATTTTCCCGGATGGCCCTGGCCCATGTGCGCACCATCTGCCATGCCCCCGAAACCCGCGGCGGGTTTTCCGGCTCGCGCAGCCTGGCGTTTGCGGAATGGACGGCCTTTTTTTCCGGCCATGCCGCCGATGACCGCCCGGAGAGCGCCGTCCTGGCCTTTGCCCTGTGCGAGGCGCGGCCGGTCTTTGGGTTTTTCGACCTGGGGAAGCGGCTGTGCCGGGAGATCCGGGAACGGGCCGTGCGGGATGCCCATTTTCTGGCCCGGGTTTCCCGGACGCTTTTTCCGGAACATCCGCCCCTGGCCGTCTATGCCGGGCAGGTGGTGGACGCTTTCGGAAAGGGGGAGCGGCATTTCGACGTGAAGGCCCTGGGACTGGCCCCTCTGGCCGGTTTCGCCGCCCTGTCAGCCCTGGCCCATGGCCTGCCCGGGGGCCACACCCTGTCCAGGCTGGCGGCCCTGCGCGATTCCGGACGTCTGAACCCCGAGGCCTGCGACCGCATCGCCACGGCCGTGGATTTCCTCATGCATCTGCGGCTGGCGCATCGTCTCGGCCAGGCCCGGTCCGGCCGTTCCCCGGGAGAGATGGACGATCTGGTCGTGGCGGCGGACCTCGATCCCCTGGCCGTGCGCATGCTCAAAGACGTGTTTTCCGCCGCAGCCCTGGCCCAGGCGCTTATTGCGGACAGAAGCGGCCTGAATCGGGAGGCGACATGA
- a CDS encoding DUF485 domain-containing protein — MSAEPARHIDEAAFRSLVRAKWTVSLILTVLILAIYFGFILVLAFAKDLLTTKIGTHLTLGLPVGLGVILSACVLTGIYVYWANRTYDASVRDIIRSMKGK; from the coding sequence ATGTCCGCCGAACCAGCCAGACACATCGACGAGGCCGCATTCCGGAGCCTGGTCCGCGCCAAATGGACCGTTTCCCTGATTCTGACCGTTCTCATCCTGGCCATCTATTTCGGATTCATCCTGGTGCTGGCTTTCGCCAAGGATCTGCTCACGACCAAAATCGGCACCCATCTGACCCTGGGGCTGCCCGTCGGCCTGGGGGTGATCCTGTCGGCCTGCGTGCTGACGGGCATCTACGTGTACTGGGCCAACCGGACCTATGACGCTTCGGTGCGCGACATCATCCGTTCCATGAAGGGGAAATAA
- the actP gene encoding cation/acetate symporter ActP: protein MTDFTSTLGKPNAVSIGFFFLFVAATLVITYFAAKKSKSASQFYAAGRSVTGLQNGLALAGDYMSAASFLGIAGLVSLKGYDGLIYSIGFLVGWPIVMFLIAEPLRNLGKYTFADVVAYRLSQKPIRVAASCGSLMTVAFYLIAQMVGSGSLVQLMFGLPYEAAVVVVGAIMIAYVLFGGMLATTWVQIIKAVLLLGGASVIVFLVLFKFGFDPSNLFAAAVDKYGDKVLAPGGMVANPWDALSLGIALMFGTAGLPHILMRFYTVPDAKAARKSVFYATGFISYFYILTFIIGFGAMVIVGQDVVTTFDKGGNMAALLLAEVTGGTMFLGFIAAVAFATILAVVAGLTLAGASTFSHDLYVNVFKSGKATEEDEVKMAKRGTIFLGILAVVLGIAFKGQNVAFMVGLAFAIAASANFPALLLSILWRRFSTFGATLSIYTGSVLAVGLIIISPTVWVDVLGNAQAIFPWKNPALISLPAAFFAGWLGSVLRPEPDAEEKYEQQKIRNYLGMGAE, encoded by the coding sequence ATGACCGACTTCACATCGACCCTGGGGAAACCCAATGCCGTGTCCATCGGATTTTTCTTTCTTTTCGTGGCCGCCACCCTGGTCATCACCTACTTCGCGGCGAAAAAAAGCAAGTCGGCCTCCCAGTTCTATGCCGCAGGCCGGAGCGTCACCGGCCTGCAAAACGGACTGGCCCTGGCCGGGGACTACATGAGCGCGGCCTCGTTTCTGGGCATCGCGGGGCTGGTGTCGCTGAAAGGTTACGACGGGCTCATCTATTCCATCGGATTTTTGGTCGGCTGGCCCATCGTCATGTTCCTCATCGCCGAACCCTTGCGCAACCTCGGCAAGTACACCTTCGCCGACGTGGTGGCCTACCGCCTGTCCCAAAAACCCATCCGGGTGGCAGCCTCGTGCGGCTCGCTCATGACCGTGGCCTTCTACCTCATCGCCCAGATGGTGGGCTCCGGATCGCTGGTGCAGCTCATGTTCGGGCTGCCCTACGAGGCGGCGGTGGTGGTGGTGGGCGCGATCATGATCGCTTATGTGCTCTTCGGCGGCATGCTGGCCACCACCTGGGTGCAGATCATCAAGGCCGTGCTGCTTCTGGGCGGGGCCTCGGTCATCGTGTTCCTGGTGCTTTTCAAATTCGGATTCGATCCCTCCAACCTTTTCGCGGCCGCCGTGGACAAATACGGCGACAAGGTGCTCGCCCCTGGTGGCATGGTGGCCAATCCCTGGGACGCCCTGTCCCTTGGCATCGCGCTCATGTTCGGCACGGCCGGGTTGCCGCACATCCTCATGCGCTTCTACACCGTGCCCGACGCCAAGGCCGCCCGCAAATCCGTGTTTTACGCCACGGGATTTATCTCGTATTTCTACATCCTGACCTTCATCATCGGCTTTGGGGCCATGGTCATCGTGGGCCAGGATGTGGTGACCACGTTCGACAAAGGCGGCAACATGGCCGCGCTGCTCCTGGCCGAGGTCACAGGGGGCACCATGTTTCTGGGGTTCATCGCCGCCGTGGCCTTCGCCACCATCCTGGCCGTGGTGGCCGGGCTGACCCTGGCCGGGGCATCCACCTTCTCCCACGACCTGTACGTCAACGTGTTCAAGTCCGGAAAGGCCACGGAGGAAGACGAGGTGAAAATGGCCAAGCGAGGCACGATTTTCCTGGGCATCCTGGCCGTGGTCCTGGGCATCGCCTTCAAGGGGCAAAACGTGGCCTTCATGGTCGGCCTGGCCTTCGCCATCGCCGCCAGCGCCAACTTCCCGGCCTTGCTTTTATCCATCCTGTGGCGGCGCTTCAGCACCTTCGGCGCGACACTGAGCATCTACACCGGGTCCGTCCTGGCCGTGGGCCTGATCATCATCAGCCCCACGGTGTGGGTGGACGTCCTGGGCAACGCGCAGGCCATCTTCCCCTGGAAGAACCCGGCGCTCATCTCGCTTCCGGCGGCCTTTTTCGCCGGATGGCTGGGGTCGGTCCTTCGGCCCGAGCCCGACGCCGAGGAAAAATACGAGCAGCAGAAAATCCGCAACTATCTGGGCATGGGAGCGGAATGA
- a CDS encoding putative nucleotidyltransferase substrate binding domain-containing protein encodes MRTETPPLPDDPGNELHQVAQLLARRGQHPALLPEAIARAESVSALALLFADLRSMALCGVEAGIASRTLGLLISEVNDHILARTARIVEGGMGGPLRDFCLVALGSEGRREQFFATDQDNGLILAESDAPGGGGESAVAAFGREFIAALTAIGFPPCENRVMIDNPDWRKPLEQWKETVDDVVREPDGPGILVLSLLADARPITGNAALCHGLAAHLRKRVADSPVTLGYMAREALRFPPPLGFFNTLAVERSGPDKGGLDIKKRGIFALVQGLRTMALEQRLMATGTPERLAALADLGIFSPPLAKRLHGAYDVLQTLRLRFQAKAILQGETPRNTIFPDNLDNLERDRLKDSLHAVIEFQELVYARYGLHLFP; translated from the coding sequence ATGAGGACAGAGACGCCCCCCCTCCCGGATGATCCGGGCAACGAGCTGCACCAGGTCGCGCAGCTTCTGGCCCGGCGGGGACAGCATCCGGCGCTTCTGCCGGAGGCCATCGCCAGGGCGGAGAGCGTCTCCGCCCTGGCCTTGCTTTTCGCGGATCTGCGCAGCATGGCCCTGTGCGGCGTGGAGGCGGGCATCGCCTCCCGGACTCTGGGCCTGCTCATCAGCGAGGTGAACGACCACATCCTGGCCCGGACGGCCCGGATCGTCGAAGGCGGCATGGGCGGGCCGCTGCGGGACTTCTGCCTGGTGGCGCTTGGCAGCGAGGGTCGCCGGGAACAGTTTTTCGCCACGGACCAGGACAACGGCCTGATCCTGGCCGAAAGCGACGCCCCGGGCGGCGGTGGAGAGAGCGCCGTAGCCGCTTTTGGCCGGGAGTTCATTGCGGCCCTGACGGCCATCGGCTTTCCGCCGTGTGAAAACCGGGTGATGATCGACAATCCAGACTGGCGAAAGCCCCTGGAGCAATGGAAGGAGACCGTGGACGACGTGGTGCGGGAGCCGGACGGCCCGGGCATCCTGGTGTTGTCGCTTCTGGCCGACGCCCGGCCCATAACCGGGAACGCGGCCCTGTGCCACGGGCTGGCGGCCCATCTGCGCAAGCGGGTGGCGGACTCGCCCGTGACCCTTGGCTACATGGCCCGGGAGGCCCTGCGCTTTCCGCCGCCCCTGGGTTTTTTCAACACGCTTGCGGTGGAGCGGTCCGGTCCGGACAAGGGCGGGCTGGATATCAAAAAGAGAGGGATTTTCGCCCTGGTCCAGGGACTGCGCACCATGGCCCTGGAGCAACGCCTCATGGCGACAGGCACTCCCGAACGCCTGGCGGCATTGGCCGACCTGGGTATTTTTTCACCCCCCTTGGCAAAGCGCCTGCATGGGGCCTACGACGTCTTGCAGACCTTGCGCCTCCGCTTCCAGGCAAAGGCCATCCTCCAGGGGGAAACGCCACGCAACACGATCTTCCCGGACAATCTGGACAACCTCGAACGCGACCGCCTCAAGGACAGCCTGCATGCCGTGATCGAATTCCAGGAACTGGTGTACGCCCGTTACGGGCTGCACCTGTTTCCGTAG
- a CDS encoding methyl-accepting chemotaxis protein, whose translation MTLKMKFILPTLALIILGMSISTWLTYQRSTESLSAVAVEKAKSTAGSLLSAIGLWVDGAQNEIITLSKTEELAKALTAGADDPAAVERAVALLKDSAARHPTFDSILFVNPQGVVVSSTNVKLIGVNLEKREYFQKAIAGDNFISNPLFSVDSGEAVFVISAPVRQGGKIVGIISAGVKIGVFTDNFVKPLDTPAGYAFVLAPDGLVLAHPDSKLIGKLNIIKETDYGGKIASQQSGSLDVVSLGVEKLILFEKSKTTGWIIGMVVNKDAAFADARSLGLLILSLSAGQAVILAVGILIILSINVLRPIGSLVGASTRIADGDLDAPLDVNRNDEIGRLQRAMAKMVGNLKAKIGEAEEKGRVAAAESEKAAVAMTEAEKARERAEKAKEEGMLQAAEQLEGVVDAVTAASQSISGQIEQSSQGSQEQSNRVAETATAMEEMNATVIEVAQNAAQAARTATDARQKADEGSSIVAQVIRSIGDVQTNALQLKDDMTRLGQQAQGIGQIMNVISDIADQTNLLALNAAIEAARAGEAGRGFAVVADEVRKLAEKTMAATKEVGDAIVGIQQGTSKNIDNVDQTVRRIDDATGLAGQSGRALEAIVDLVVQTTDQVRSIATASEEQSATTEEINRSVVDINRISAQTADALQQSAEALTGLTEQTQILRRLIDDMQAGDGSRELAAAPGRRPKLPGRFG comes from the coding sequence ATGACCCTCAAGATGAAATTCATCCTTCCCACCCTGGCCTTGATCATACTCGGCATGTCCATCTCGACGTGGCTGACCTACCAGCGCAGCACCGAGTCATTATCTGCTGTCGCCGTTGAAAAGGCCAAGAGTACGGCAGGCTCCCTGCTTTCCGCCATCGGACTGTGGGTGGACGGGGCGCAAAACGAGATCATCACCCTTTCCAAGACGGAGGAACTCGCCAAGGCCCTGACCGCAGGCGCGGACGACCCGGCGGCCGTGGAACGCGCCGTGGCGCTTCTCAAGGACAGCGCCGCCCGGCATCCCACCTTCGACAGCATTTTATTCGTCAACCCGCAAGGCGTCGTGGTCAGCAGCACCAATGTCAAACTCATCGGCGTCAATCTGGAAAAACGGGAATATTTTCAAAAAGCCATCGCGGGGGATAACTTTATTTCCAACCCGCTTTTCAGCGTAGACAGCGGGGAGGCCGTCTTCGTCATCTCCGCGCCGGTGCGCCAGGGCGGCAAGATCGTCGGCATCATCTCGGCGGGCGTCAAGATCGGCGTCTTCACGGACAACTTCGTCAAGCCGTTGGACACGCCTGCCGGGTATGCCTTTGTCCTGGCCCCTGACGGACTGGTTCTCGCCCACCCGGACAGCAAGCTGATCGGCAAGCTCAATATCATCAAGGAGACGGACTACGGCGGAAAAATCGCCTCCCAGCAAAGCGGCAGCCTCGATGTCGTGTCGCTGGGAGTTGAAAAGCTGATCCTTTTCGAGAAATCCAAGACCACCGGCTGGATCATCGGCATGGTCGTCAACAAGGACGCGGCCTTTGCCGACGCCCGCAGCCTGGGACTGCTCATCCTCTCCCTGTCGGCAGGCCAGGCCGTGATTTTGGCCGTGGGCATTTTGATCATCCTGTCCATCAACGTGCTTCGGCCCATCGGCTCCCTGGTCGGCGCGTCCACGCGCATTGCCGATGGCGACCTGGACGCCCCCCTGGACGTCAACCGCAACGACGAGATCGGCCGCCTGCAACGGGCCATGGCCAAGATGGTGGGCAACCTCAAGGCCAAAATCGGCGAGGCCGAGGAGAAGGGCCGGGTGGCGGCTGCGGAGTCGGAAAAGGCCGCTGTCGCCATGACCGAGGCGGAAAAGGCCAGGGAACGGGCGGAAAAGGCGAAGGAGGAGGGGATGCTTCAGGCGGCCGAGCAACTGGAAGGCGTCGTCGACGCCGTCACCGCCGCGTCCCAGTCCATTTCCGGCCAGATCGAGCAATCCAGCCAGGGCTCCCAGGAGCAGTCGAACCGGGTGGCCGAAACCGCCACGGCCATGGAGGAGATGAACGCCACGGTCATCGAGGTGGCCCAAAACGCGGCCCAGGCCGCCCGCACCGCAACCGACGCCCGGCAAAAGGCCGACGAGGGGTCGAGCATCGTGGCCCAGGTCATTCGCAGCATCGGCGACGTCCAAACGAACGCCCTGCAACTCAAGGACGACATGACCCGGTTGGGCCAGCAGGCCCAGGGCATCGGCCAGATCATGAATGTGATTTCCGACATCGCCGACCAGACCAATCTGCTGGCGCTCAATGCCGCCATCGAGGCGGCCAGGGCGGGGGAGGCCGGACGCGGTTTCGCCGTGGTGGCCGACGAGGTCAGAAAGCTCGCGGAAAAGACCATGGCCGCCACCAAGGAGGTCGGCGACGCCATCGTCGGCATCCAGCAGGGCACGAGCAAAAACATCGACAACGTGGATCAGACGGTGCGGCGCATTGACGACGCCACGGGGCTTGCCGGGCAGTCCGGCCGTGCCCTGGAGGCCATCGTGGACCTCGTGGTCCAGACCACGGATCAGGTGCGCTCCATCGCCACGGCCTCGGAGGAACAATCCGCCACGACGGAGGAAATCAACCGTAGCGTCGTGGACATCAACCGTATTTCCGCCCAGACGGCCGACGCCTTGCAACAATCCGCCGAGGCCCTGACCGGGTTGACTGAACAGACGCAGATTTTGCGCCGCCTCATCGACGACATGCAGGCCGGGGATGGCAGCCGGGAGCTTGCGGCCGCTCCGGGTCGACGTCCGAAATTGCCCGGAAGATTCGGCTGA
- a CDS encoding PqiC family protein: MSHRQTQYGGPAALARLAPLAAILAAVLLMAGCGKSPPTRFYSLTAIPAAVEGAGGTPGDAGACPSLGIGPVEFPAYLDRTQIVTAGAGTAMHLAEFDQWIEPVRNNFERILMENLAGMVCAGPMVSSPWPGGMHPERQVTIQVRRYDGVLGGQAVLKADWAVLDAGGEVVLWRSSQLTDTAQGPDYAALTDAQSRLAAALARDIAAGLAEAARQRKP, translated from the coding sequence ATGTCCCACAGGCAGACACAGTACGGCGGCCCGGCCGCCTTGGCCCGGCTGGCCCCCCTGGCGGCGATCCTGGCGGCGGTTTTGCTCATGGCCGGATGCGGCAAGAGCCCCCCCACCCGGTTCTATTCCCTGACCGCCATCCCGGCCGCCGTGGAGGGAGCGGGGGGAACCCCTGGCGATGCCGGGGCCTGCCCGTCCCTGGGAATCGGCCCGGTGGAGTTTCCGGCCTACCTGGACCGGACCCAGATCGTCACCGCCGGGGCGGGCACGGCCATGCATCTGGCCGAGTTCGATCAGTGGATCGAGCCCGTACGCAACAATTTCGAGCGCATCCTCATGGAGAATCTGGCGGGCATGGTCTGCGCCGGGCCCATGGTCTCCTCCCCCTGGCCCGGGGGGATGCATCCTGAACGGCAGGTGACCATCCAGGTGCGGCGCTACGACGGCGTCCTCGGCGGCCAGGCCGTGCTGAAGGCCGATTGGGCGGTGCTGGACGCCGGGGGCGAGGTGGTCTTGTGGCGCTCCTCGCAGCTGACGGACACGGCCCAGGGGCCGGATTACGCCGCCCTGACGGACGCCCAGAGCCGTCTGGCGGCGGCCTTGGCCCGGGACATCGCCGCCGGGCTGGCTGAAGCGGCGCGGCAGCGCAAGCCCTAG